The following proteins are encoded in a genomic region of Myxococcales bacterium:
- a CDS encoding biopolymer transporter ExbD, which yields MASLDDGADEDGPLASINIIPFVDIVLVLLVIFMLTSATIVRASLKVELPRAASGGARVESTLNLVVPKEGPFLVNGEPAANLEAVGRLVKAAAAADPKTQAVIAGDKGAEYGRVVEMIDVVKQNGIKAFALDIEKGNAPTAAATP from the coding sequence ATGGCCTCTCTCGACGATGGCGCTGACGAAGACGGACCTCTCGCTTCGATCAACATCATTCCCTTCGTGGACATCGTGCTGGTGCTGCTGGTCATCTTCATGCTGACCTCCGCCACGATCGTGCGGGCCAGCTTGAAGGTCGAGCTGCCCCGTGCGGCCTCGGGCGGTGCCCGCGTGGAATCCACGTTGAATCTGGTGGTGCCGAAGGAAGGCCCGTTTTTGGTCAACGGAGAGCCTGCCGCGAACCTCGAGGCCGTGGGCCGCCTGGTGAAAGCGGCGGCGGCAGCCGATCCGAAGACTCAAGCCGTGATCGCGGGCGACAAGGGAGCGGAGTACGGTCGGGTGGTGGAGATGATCGACGTGGTGAAGCAAAACGGCATCAAGGCCTTCGCCCTCGACATCGAGAAGGGCAACGCCCCCACCGCGGCCGCCACCCCCTGA
- a CDS encoding LamG domain-containing protein gives MAFRVLPVRSMCRALLAFAYLACAYLAGGGCQVDNPAYDPPVTAGADAVSDASDPGADASSPGTLPRDAEPPGGKDAAAPDGGGPAVRIRGCPADPDLALCLLFEDALIDGSPHGHALSGLGVFGDGPEDRVLDVAGGGFVTTGAEATFVSTKLTVEAWVRLASFPLAGSETLVAVPGVMSMEVTGQGDFVCTVGEERSEARGVLKLGEWTALACTYDGFDLRLFQDGFTRGSRNVRDVVPAVTSARAFVGLGTPGGRLSGVIDNVRIWRRRVVPSALCASALACASP, from the coding sequence ATGGCGTTTCGCGTCCTGCCGGTTCGTTCGATGTGCCGGGCGCTCCTCGCCTTTGCGTACCTGGCCTGTGCGTACCTGGCGGGAGGCGGTTGTCAGGTGGACAACCCCGCCTACGACCCCCCGGTGACCGCAGGAGCAGACGCCGTATCCGATGCCAGCGACCCAGGCGCCGATGCCTCCTCACCGGGCACGTTGCCTCGGGACGCAGAGCCGCCAGGCGGTAAGGATGCGGCCGCACCCGATGGAGGGGGGCCTGCCGTGCGGATTCGGGGCTGCCCCGCGGATCCAGACTTGGCCCTGTGCCTGCTTTTCGAGGACGCGCTCATCGATGGGTCCCCCCACGGGCACGCGCTCAGCGGCTTGGGGGTATTCGGCGATGGTCCTGAAGACCGGGTCCTGGATGTGGCGGGGGGAGGCTTCGTGACGACCGGCGCTGAGGCCACGTTCGTCAGCACGAAGCTCACCGTGGAAGCCTGGGTACGGCTGGCATCGTTTCCGTTGGCCGGCAGTGAGACCCTGGTGGCCGTGCCGGGGGTGATGTCTATGGAGGTGACGGGCCAGGGTGACTTCGTCTGCACCGTGGGGGAAGAGCGGAGTGAGGCGCGTGGGGTGTTGAAGCTCGGCGAGTGGACTGCGCTGGCCTGCACCTACGACGGCTTCGATCTGCGCCTCTTCCAAGACGGCTTCACGCGGGGTTCACGTAACGTGCGTGATGTCGTGCCGGCCGTCACTTCCGCCCGCGCGTTCGTGGGCCTCGGCACCCCCGGTGGGCGTCTGTCCGGGGTCATCGATAACGTGCGCATCTGGCGCCGACGCGTCGTGCCGTCCGCGCTCTGCGCGTCGGCGCTGGCTTGTGCCAGCCCGTAG
- a CDS encoding MATE family efflux transporter, whose protein sequence is MQPLDSATSDPGGLTRTLLRLAWPIVLARSAQSVIGFSDALMTAPLGESALAAVTTGSLNFFAFVIFPMGLAYIVQSFAAQFKGRGDLPAARRYAHYGLFLAALFFVIGIGAVAVVDEFLALFPYTPEVRAPMRAYLAVRFTALGAVVATEVLGNWFGGLGNTRLQMIAGVVAMVFNVLLNYALIGGHWGAPALGITGAAWASVIATWAGLAVLLWAFVTHKVIGRVEGALNLNAKEFLRMLRFGVPHGFNWFLEFSAFWIFITVIVAKLGTVVLAAFMVVLQINSVSFMPAFGLSSAGAILAGQAIGEGQRDDVPRVLRRTLIITALWQGSVGLLYLLMPRLLISLFAPGNETAGSQATMIAVGRTMLALSAGVAALRRGRHQPGGDPARRRRHHLVLVGAARAGVGGVHARGVLRGGRTRRGARGRHVLFARVRVAPGLRVRMALPQRRLAQHRSDRVTEPQRARVTSYDGPELVRFRQPASTPTAVDAHNFRGNRIWTQLKKTRNL, encoded by the coding sequence ATGCAGCCCCTCGACTCTGCAACCTCTGACCCGGGCGGGCTCACGCGCACGCTCTTGCGTTTGGCGTGGCCCATCGTGCTGGCACGGTCGGCGCAATCCGTGATCGGGTTTTCCGATGCGCTGATGACGGCGCCGCTCGGTGAATCGGCACTCGCCGCGGTGACCACGGGCTCGCTCAACTTCTTCGCCTTCGTGATCTTTCCGATGGGCCTCGCGTACATCGTGCAAAGCTTCGCTGCCCAGTTCAAGGGCCGTGGCGATCTGCCTGCAGCCCGGCGTTACGCACATTACGGGCTCTTTCTGGCAGCGCTGTTCTTCGTGATCGGCATCGGCGCCGTGGCTGTGGTGGATGAGTTCCTCGCCTTGTTTCCCTACACCCCCGAGGTGCGGGCCCCCATGCGCGCCTACCTGGCCGTGCGCTTCACGGCGCTTGGCGCCGTGGTGGCCACGGAGGTGCTGGGCAATTGGTTCGGAGGCCTTGGCAACACGCGCCTGCAGATGATCGCGGGCGTGGTGGCCATGGTGTTCAACGTGCTCTTGAACTACGCGCTCATCGGCGGACACTGGGGTGCACCGGCGCTCGGCATCACGGGCGCCGCGTGGGCCAGCGTGATTGCCACCTGGGCGGGCCTGGCGGTGCTGTTGTGGGCCTTCGTCACGCACAAGGTGATAGGCCGCGTGGAAGGCGCATTGAACCTGAACGCCAAAGAATTTCTGCGCATGCTGCGTTTTGGCGTGCCCCACGGGTTCAATTGGTTCCTCGAGTTTTCGGCCTTCTGGATCTTCATCACCGTCATCGTCGCCAAGCTTGGCACCGTGGTGTTGGCCGCTTTCATGGTGGTGCTTCAGATCAACTCGGTGTCGTTCATGCCCGCATTCGGCCTGAGCTCGGCGGGAGCCATTTTGGCCGGGCAGGCCATCGGCGAAGGCCAGCGCGACGACGTGCCGCGGGTGCTCCGTCGTACGTTGATCATCACGGCGCTGTGGCAGGGCTCGGTGGGGCTGCTTTATCTGCTGATGCCGCGCCTACTCATCAGCCTCTTCGCGCCGGGCAACGAAACGGCGGGTAGCCAGGCCACCATGATCGCCGTGGGACGCACCATGCTGGCGCTGTCGGCGGGGGTGGCAGCTCTTCGACGCGGCCGTCATCAGCCTGGGGGAGATCCTGCGCGCCGCCGGCGACACCACCTGGTGCTTGTGGGCGCGGCTCGTGCTGGCGTGGGCGGTGTTCATGCCCGTGGCGTACTACGTGGTGGGCGTACGCGACGCGGGGCACGTGGCCGCCATGTACTGTTTGCTCGGGTACGTGTTGCTCCTGGCCTTCGTGTTCGCATGGCGCTTCCGCAGCGGCGCCTGGCGCAGCATCGATCTGACCGGGTCACAGAGCCCCAGCGCGCCCGGGTGACCTCGTACGATGGGCCAGAATTGGTGCGGTTTAGACAGCCGGCGTCGACTCCCACTGCGGTGGACGCGCACAATTTCCGAGGGAATAGGATTTGGACCCAGCTCAAAAAGACACGCAACCTTTGA
- a CDS encoding TonB-dependent receptor encodes MKRSLHGSVALLLGLFASVPTGARAQGVSAKSGAATAPGGDGADAGRETLEASKLSKVPKQKTFVKADYPPEAKAQGLEGEVTLLLDINAEGTIDAVSVVEATPPDVGFEEAASIAAQGFEFEPAEVEGKPIAVQLSYRYRFTLEPEAPASAPPPGPESPGPNDAPAAAPKPAKAPVANFTGLLLERGTRSPLPGVIVTVFRDDGDAPVGYEATTSEQGRFEFFDLPAGPWKVLIEAPGFYPFRTTEELAENEAIDATYYEERQSYNPYDVTVTADRPRKEVSRTVISAKEIDKIPGTAGDPLAVIQNFAGVARTPVGSGQIIVRGSAPEDTRVFVDGVEVPIIYHFGGLRSVLPIGMLDGIDFYPGNFAPSYGRATGGVIDVRTKKPEAKQLRGYADVSLLDTGVFLEIPLGTKGSLSLSGRRSYIDFILNAVVPEDADVNLVAAPRYYDYQLLATYRPAPAHDIRFFFFGSDDRLELLFTNPADLDTAVTGNSLSASTTFYRSATTYRYVPSPNFSNTLRISQGRNWFNFSVGNLVFDLNVYVSQIRDTVEQRINDRLSLRYGVDFLFSRANGLIRLPLPPKEGEPVGNFDLSETRTADFTNNDFYEPALFAEAELRLTDKLLALPGVRADYFSQVKEAVVQPRVTVRYSLTDTVTLKGGVGLFAQPPQPDETSKDFGNPNLKGEKAAHYSAGAEYRPLRHLTFDLTGFYKDLWDQVSGTDAFRIGASGERIPLVYDNGGTGRVYGLEAVIRHEFSNNFTGWLAYTLSRAERTDSGSGESRRFDFDQPHILTMIASYLLPRNWQVGSRFRLVSGNPLTPIRGATFNAVSDRYDPIFGPVNSGRNGAFHQLDLRVDKRWVYDRWMLNVYLDVQNVYNRSNPEGQQYNYDYRRSRPQQGLPILTILGIRAEF; translated from the coding sequence ATGAAGCGCAGTCTGCACGGCAGCGTGGCGCTGCTCCTGGGTCTCTTCGCCAGCGTTCCCACCGGGGCGCGGGCCCAGGGCGTGTCCGCAAAGAGCGGTGCCGCAACGGCCCCCGGCGGCGACGGGGCCGATGCGGGGCGTGAGACGCTCGAGGCCTCGAAGCTCAGCAAAGTCCCCAAGCAAAAGACCTTCGTGAAAGCGGACTATCCGCCCGAAGCCAAGGCGCAGGGGCTCGAGGGCGAAGTGACCTTGCTGCTCGACATCAACGCCGAGGGCACCATCGACGCCGTGAGCGTGGTCGAGGCCACCCCACCGGACGTGGGCTTCGAGGAGGCCGCGTCGATCGCGGCCCAAGGCTTCGAGTTCGAGCCGGCCGAGGTGGAGGGAAAGCCCATCGCCGTTCAGCTGTCATACAGGTACCGCTTTACCCTCGAACCCGAAGCGCCCGCCAGCGCGCCCCCCCCGGGACCTGAGTCACCCGGGCCAAACGACGCCCCGGCCGCCGCCCCCAAGCCTGCCAAGGCTCCCGTGGCCAACTTCACCGGGCTGCTGCTCGAACGAGGCACCCGTTCCCCCTTGCCGGGCGTGATCGTCACGGTGTTCCGCGACGACGGAGACGCTCCCGTGGGCTACGAAGCCACTACCAGCGAACAGGGACGTTTTGAGTTCTTCGATCTGCCCGCGGGCCCCTGGAAGGTCCTCATCGAGGCGCCCGGCTTTTACCCCTTCCGAACCACGGAGGAGTTGGCAGAGAACGAGGCGATCGACGCGACCTACTACGAAGAGCGGCAATCGTATAACCCCTACGACGTGACGGTCACGGCCGATCGGCCCCGCAAAGAGGTGAGCCGCACCGTGATCTCGGCGAAGGAGATCGACAAAATTCCCGGCACGGCCGGCGATCCCTTGGCCGTCATCCAAAACTTCGCAGGCGTGGCCCGCACGCCGGTGGGCAGCGGCCAGATCATCGTGCGCGGCTCGGCCCCCGAAGACACCCGGGTGTTCGTGGACGGCGTCGAGGTTCCGATCATCTACCACTTCGGGGGGCTGCGCAGCGTGCTCCCGATCGGCATGCTGGATGGGATCGATTTTTACCCGGGCAACTTCGCCCCCAGCTACGGCCGCGCCACCGGCGGCGTCATCGACGTGCGTACGAAGAAGCCCGAGGCCAAGCAGCTGCGCGGCTACGCCGACGTGAGCCTGCTCGACACGGGCGTGTTCCTCGAGATTCCCCTCGGGACCAAGGGCTCACTGTCGCTGTCCGGGCGGCGCAGCTACATCGACTTCATCCTCAACGCCGTGGTCCCCGAAGACGCCGACGTGAACCTGGTGGCGGCGCCGCGCTACTACGACTACCAGCTGCTCGCGACCTACCGCCCGGCGCCTGCGCACGACATCCGGTTCTTTTTCTTCGGCTCCGATGACCGGCTCGAGCTGCTCTTCACCAACCCGGCCGATCTCGACACGGCCGTCACCGGCAACAGCCTGTCGGCCTCCACCACGTTCTACCGCTCGGCCACGACCTACCGCTACGTGCCGAGCCCGAACTTCTCGAACACGCTGCGCATCTCTCAGGGGCGCAACTGGTTCAACTTCTCGGTGGGCAACCTGGTCTTCGACCTCAACGTGTACGTCAGCCAAATTCGCGACACGGTCGAGCAAAGAATCAATGATCGCTTGTCGCTCCGCTACGGCGTCGACTTTTTGTTTTCGCGGGCCAATGGCCTCATCCGGCTGCCACTGCCTCCGAAAGAAGGCGAGCCGGTAGGCAACTTCGACCTGTCCGAGACCCGCACGGCGGACTTCACCAACAACGATTTTTACGAGCCGGCCCTGTTCGCCGAGGCCGAGCTACGCCTCACGGACAAACTGCTCGCGCTGCCGGGCGTGCGCGCCGACTACTTCTCACAGGTCAAAGAAGCCGTGGTGCAGCCGCGGGTCACCGTGCGCTACAGCCTGACCGATACGGTCACGCTCAAGGGCGGCGTGGGCTTGTTCGCCCAGCCTCCCCAGCCCGACGAAACCTCGAAGGACTTCGGAAATCCGAACCTCAAAGGCGAAAAGGCGGCCCACTACTCCGCCGGCGCCGAGTACCGGCCGCTGCGTCACCTCACCTTCGACCTCACCGGCTTCTACAAAGACCTCTGGGACCAGGTGTCCGGTACGGATGCCTTCCGTATCGGGGCATCCGGCGAGCGCATCCCCCTTGTTTACGACAATGGCGGCACGGGGCGCGTCTATGGTCTGGAAGCCGTGATTCGTCACGAGTTCTCGAACAACTTCACCGGCTGGCTGGCCTATACGCTCTCACGCGCCGAGCGCACGGACTCGGGCTCTGGCGAGTCGCGCCGCTTCGACTTCGATCAGCCGCACATCCTCACGATGATCGCTTCGTATCTTTTGCCCCGTAACTGGCAGGTTGGCAGCCGCTTCAGGTTGGTCAGCGGCAACCCCCTCACGCCGATCCGAGGCGCCACCTTCAACGCGGTCTCAGACCGCTACGACCCGATCTTTGGGCCCGTCAACTCGGGCCGCAACGGCGCGTTCCATCAGCTGGATCTGCGCGTGGACAAACGCTGGGTGTACGACCGGTGGATGCTGAACGTGTACCTCGACGTGCAAAACGTCTACAACCGCTCCAACCCCGAGGGGCAGCAGTACAACTACGATTACCGGCGCTCACGGCCCCAGCAAGGGCTACCAATCTTGACGATCCTGGGTATCCGGGCCGAGTTTTGA
- the rsmI gene encoding 16S rRNA (cytidine(1402)-2'-O)-methyltransferase, translating to MPGAALYLVATPLGNLQDLSPRAAELLRVADVLYAEDTRTAARLLSDLGLGRPLHSCFDANEAQRADEVAQHFAAGRTVALCSEAGTPGVSDPGYRMVRAAIAAGVPVVPVPGPSAVLAALVGSGLATDRFYFGGFLPRKPGPRREALAQLKTLPATLVFFESPMRTAETLHDMAEVFGPREAVVARELTKTHEEFVRGALETLAARYENERPLGEITLVVAGAPEHPAVAADADLHARALALLSEGHSPKDAAARLAFESGVPKRQAYACVLACQEARTRPAP from the coding sequence ATGCCTGGCGCCGCCCTTTACCTCGTGGCCACGCCGCTCGGAAACCTGCAGGATCTGTCTCCCCGGGCGGCGGAGCTCTTGCGCGTGGCCGACGTGCTTTACGCCGAGGACACCCGCACCGCGGCCCGCTTGCTCTCGGATCTGGGGCTCGGGCGTCCTTTGCACTCCTGCTTCGACGCCAACGAGGCCCAACGGGCCGACGAAGTGGCACAGCACTTCGCCGCAGGCCGAACGGTCGCGTTGTGCAGCGAGGCCGGCACGCCCGGCGTTTCAGACCCGGGGTACCGGATGGTGCGGGCAGCCATCGCGGCCGGGGTGCCGGTGGTGCCGGTGCCCGGACCCTCGGCTGTGCTGGCGGCACTCGTGGGTTCGGGTCTCGCCACCGATCGCTTCTATTTTGGCGGCTTTTTGCCCCGCAAACCCGGCCCCCGACGTGAGGCCCTGGCGCAGCTCAAAACGCTGCCGGCCACGCTGGTGTTCTTCGAGTCACCGATGCGCACCGCCGAGACCCTGCACGACATGGCCGAGGTGTTTGGCCCCCGCGAGGCCGTGGTGGCCCGCGAGCTCACCAAGACCCACGAGGAGTTCGTGCGCGGCGCGCTCGAGACCCTCGCCGCGCGCTACGAAAACGAACGCCCGCTCGGCGAGATCACGCTGGTGGTGGCGGGCGCGCCCGAACACCCCGCCGTCGCAGCCGACGCCGATCTGCATGCGCGGGCCCTGGCGCTTTTGTCCGAAGGCCATTCTCCCAAAGACGCCGCCGCCCGCCTGGCCTTCGAAAGCGGCGTGCCCAAGCGGCAAGCCTACGCGTGCGTGCTCGCTTGCCAGGAAGCGCGCACCCGCCCCGCCCCCTGA
- a CDS encoding DUF2195 family protein codes for MKPRPFILGYILLCLGACEKQPRPAPSPAQSQVQAAPQSEAVDADLATVADAEALKEAKTEDSEISNTVSDCVDVTVEAAAADARNLNISLSLIVRKNIGACGCVSALLRYRVLRGEGSSLSQMATGTINSFDHGEKPFHARHRVAKSGAPYTIQVACNGG; via the coding sequence GTGAAACCTCGCCCGTTCATCCTGGGCTACATCCTGCTTTGCCTCGGTGCCTGTGAAAAGCAGCCAAGGCCCGCGCCCTCCCCGGCTCAATCCCAGGTACAGGCGGCCCCTCAATCAGAAGCGGTGGACGCGGACCTCGCCACGGTCGCCGACGCAGAAGCGTTGAAAGAAGCAAAAACGGAGGATTCTGAAATCTCAAACACCGTCTCCGACTGCGTAGATGTGACAGTGGAAGCCGCAGCTGCTGACGCCCGCAACCTGAACATAAGCCTCTCGCTCATCGTCCGAAAAAACATCGGCGCGTGTGGATGCGTATCGGCGCTCTTGAGATACCGCGTGCTGCGTGGTGAAGGTTCGTCGTTGTCCCAGATGGCAACTGGCACCATCAACTCCTTTGACCATGGCGAAAAGCCATTCCACGCTCGCCACCGTGTTGCCAAAAGCGGGGCCCCGTATACCATTCAGGTGGCCTGCAATGGTGGCTAG
- a CDS encoding energy transducer TonB produces MMDLESRARARPQPLRRAPLPVRRAEARRAARERIAVAATRPVTREQLALDPLTHESRAPAARAIGFFAAALALHALVVGLGVWLGDGAHEFVRDEQQVKIEVREPPPPPPPPPEPEPEPEPVETPPQTPPPKPQPKVERAPAPPPPKAETPPPPPEAKPPPRVVGLSLDSTTEGGSGPSFAVGNTREGETGKRAADPNKVAPVGVGPIVEQPTESPNRAASRIPTVGLQYTPAKRKQVIKPPYPEALKAQGIEGDVTVMVTIDATGKVSNVKVVKEAAYAEFNESARKTALAEEFEPAQKNGAAVPATITFTYRFRLEES; encoded by the coding sequence ATGATGGACCTCGAAAGCCGCGCCCGCGCCCGCCCGCAACCTCTGCGGCGCGCGCCTCTGCCCGTCAGGCGCGCAGAGGCGCGTCGGGCCGCGCGGGAGCGCATCGCGGTGGCTGCCACCCGGCCCGTCACACGGGAGCAGCTGGCACTCGATCCGCTCACGCACGAATCCCGCGCGCCTGCCGCCAGGGCCATCGGGTTCTTTGCCGCGGCGCTGGCCCTCCACGCGCTGGTGGTGGGGCTTGGCGTCTGGCTGGGTGACGGCGCCCACGAGTTCGTCCGCGACGAGCAGCAGGTGAAGATCGAGGTGCGGGAGCCGCCCCCCCCACCACCGCCCCCGCCCGAACCCGAACCCGAGCCCGAGCCGGTGGAAACGCCCCCCCAAACACCACCCCCGAAACCTCAGCCGAAGGTCGAGCGGGCACCGGCGCCGCCGCCTCCCAAGGCCGAAACACCCCCCCCGCCGCCGGAAGCCAAGCCTCCACCGCGCGTGGTGGGCTTGAGCCTCGACTCCACGACCGAAGGCGGCAGTGGCCCCTCCTTCGCCGTGGGCAACACGCGCGAGGGCGAGACCGGCAAACGCGCCGCGGACCCCAACAAAGTGGCGCCCGTGGGCGTGGGCCCCATCGTGGAGCAGCCCACGGAATCGCCGAACCGGGCGGCCTCGCGCATCCCCACCGTGGGCCTTCAATACACGCCCGCCAAACGCAAGCAGGTCATCAAGCCCCCCTACCCCGAAGCCCTCAAGGCCCAAGGCATCGAGGGCGACGTCACCGTGATGGTGACCATCGACGCCACGGGAAAGGTGAGCAACGTCAAGGTCGTCAAAGAGGCGGCCTATGCCGAGTTCAACGAGTCGGCGCGCAAGACCGCGCTTGCGGAAGAGTTCGAGCCCGCCCAAAAAAACGGGGCGGCCGTTCCCGCCACCATCACCTTCACGTACCGTTTTCGCTTGGAAGAATCTTGA
- a CDS encoding sigma-54 dependent transcriptional regulator yields METWAGGCYHRPVSESETKRVLVADDEANIRRVLEAILRREGYDVVTAANGNEALERMNREINTVITDLKMPGLDGMSLLKKLSAEHPDVPVVMITAHGSVENAVEAVKLGAFDYLEKPFEQEQIRQLVAKAISTNALARRDVAPEPAGAAGRFRLVGQSTAIKQVYAVIDKVADTPSTVLVTGESGTGKELIARALHENSSRRGGPFIKINCAAIPKTLMESELFGYEKGAFTGAVGAKPGRFELAHEGTLFLDEIGEIPVEMQVKLLRVLQESEFERVGGIKTIKVDVRVVAATNRDLQAELLTGSFREDLYYRLNVVPIQLPPLRERTEDIPALVDHFVAKFNDRLKKRFVGVEPEAVERLVAYGWPGNIRELENVIERTMLFSEGPLIRLADLPAELQGPKSHTDRLEGRTPPERENRITGSRPAVGADKIGTADERAAGEGTLPPGAEVSSLKEAVRAETERVERELIQRALDETGGNVTQAARKLQISRKSLQTKMKELGLRDREGG; encoded by the coding sequence ATGGAGACTTGGGCGGGGGGCTGCTACCATCGGCCCGTGTCCGAGTCCGAGACGAAACGCGTGTTGGTGGCGGACGATGAGGCCAACATCCGCCGCGTGCTGGAAGCCATCTTGCGGCGCGAGGGCTACGACGTGGTGACGGCCGCCAACGGCAACGAAGCGCTCGAGCGCATGAACCGCGAGATCAACACGGTGATCACGGACTTGAAAATGCCGGGCCTCGACGGCATGAGCCTGCTCAAGAAGCTTTCCGCAGAGCATCCGGACGTGCCGGTGGTGATGATCACCGCGCACGGCTCCGTGGAAAACGCGGTGGAGGCGGTGAAGCTCGGCGCGTTCGACTATCTGGAAAAACCCTTCGAGCAGGAGCAGATTCGGCAGCTGGTGGCGAAGGCCATCAGCACGAACGCCCTGGCCCGGCGGGATGTGGCCCCCGAGCCTGCGGGTGCGGCGGGGCGCTTTCGTCTGGTGGGCCAATCGACCGCCATCAAGCAGGTTTACGCCGTCATCGACAAGGTCGCTGACACCCCGTCGACGGTGCTGGTCACGGGTGAATCAGGCACGGGCAAAGAGCTCATTGCTCGCGCTCTGCACGAAAACTCGTCCCGTCGGGGCGGGCCGTTCATCAAGATCAACTGCGCCGCCATCCCGAAGACGTTGATGGAGTCCGAGCTCTTCGGCTACGAAAAGGGCGCCTTCACCGGCGCCGTGGGGGCCAAGCCGGGACGCTTCGAGCTGGCGCACGAGGGAACGTTGTTCCTGGACGAGATCGGGGAGATCCCCGTCGAGATGCAGGTCAAGCTGCTGCGCGTTTTACAGGAGTCGGAGTTCGAGCGGGTGGGTGGCATCAAGACGATCAAGGTCGACGTGCGCGTGGTGGCCGCCACGAACCGCGATTTGCAGGCAGAGCTGCTCACGGGCTCGTTTCGCGAAGATCTGTACTATCGGCTCAACGTCGTGCCGATTCAGCTGCCTCCCTTGCGCGAGCGCACGGAAGATATCCCCGCGCTCGTGGACCACTTCGTGGCGAAGTTCAATGATCGGCTCAAAAAGCGCTTCGTTGGCGTCGAGCCCGAGGCCGTCGAGCGTCTGGTGGCCTACGGCTGGCCCGGCAACATCCGGGAGTTGGAGAACGTGATCGAACGTACGATGCTCTTCAGCGAAGGGCCCCTGATTCGGCTCGCCGATCTGCCGGCGGAGTTGCAGGGGCCAAAGTCCCACACCGATCGCCTTGAAGGGCGTACCCCGCCTGAACGTGAAAACCGGATCACGGGCTCGCGCCCCGCCGTGGGCGCCGACAAAATCGGCACCGCCGACGAACGTGCGGCCGGCGAGGGCACGCTGCCCCCGGGCGCCGAGGTGAGCTCGCTCAAGGAGGCCGTGCGGGCCGAGACCGAGCGGGTGGAACGGGAGCTCATCCAGCGGGCGCTCGATGAAACCGGCGGCAACGTCACGCAAGCCGCGCGCAAGCTGCAAATCTCGCGCAAGAGCCTGCAAACCAAGATGAAGGAGCTCGGTCTGCGCGACCGCGAAGGGGGCTGA
- a CDS encoding MotA/TolQ/ExbB proton channel family protein, which yields MNQNSRFVQTLLELPIFESEWVLYLLILLSAASIAVMIERAAFYRSRRVDTDGLRKMLSERLAKGDYAGALGEMQKQDSLETNVVLVGLQASAKGPESVEDLISGALGREKTRYEKRLSFLATLASNAPYIGLFGTVLGIIRAFRDLAANMADASTSVMAGIAEALIATAVGLLVAIPAVIAYNVFKGRVKESVTDCQMLSRVVLAQLKSTDLGKAD from the coding sequence ATGAATCAGAACTCTCGCTTCGTTCAAACTCTCCTCGAGTTGCCCATCTTCGAGTCCGAATGGGTGCTCTATTTGCTGATCCTGCTGTCCGCGGCCTCCATCGCCGTGATGATCGAGCGGGCGGCGTTTTACCGCAGCCGGCGCGTCGACACCGATGGCCTGCGCAAAATGCTCTCGGAGCGCCTTGCGAAGGGCGACTACGCCGGCGCCCTCGGCGAGATGCAAAAGCAGGATTCGCTGGAGACGAACGTGGTGCTCGTGGGTTTGCAAGCGTCGGCCAAGGGGCCCGAGTCCGTGGAGGATCTCATCTCGGGCGCCCTCGGGCGTGAAAAGACCCGCTACGAAAAGCGCCTCAGCTTCCTGGCCACGCTGGCCAGCAACGCGCCCTACATCGGGCTCTTCGGCACCGTGCTCGGCATCATCCGCGCCTTCCGCGATCTGGCCGCCAACATGGCGGATGCCAGCACCTCGGTGATGGCCGGCATCGCCGAAGCGCTGATCGCCACGGCGGTGGGCCTTTTGGTCGCGATACCGGCCGTCATCGCCTACAACGTGTTCAAGGGCCGCGTGAAAGAATCCGTGACCGACTGCCAGATGTTGTCACGCGTGGTGCTGGCACAGCTCAAGTCCACCGATCTCGGCAAAGCCGACTGA